In one Euzebya tangerina genomic region, the following are encoded:
- a CDS encoding acetyl-CoA C-acetyltransferase — MQDVVIVGYARTPIGKFLGGYASLTAMDLGGRAIAGALDRAGVDPGQVDQVYMGHVLQAGQGQITARQAATIGGIGMEVPAVTINKVCPSGMAAIGLARQTLLLGEADVIVAGGMESMTGAPYVLPAARQGARMGNTTAVDAMIHDGLWCAFENSHMGEGSDAKNDEYGISREAQDEWAAMSHERAVEAWKDGRFDGEVVPVEVPQRKGDPVLVEQDEGMRPGTTAESLARLRPAFTKEGTITAGNASQVSDGGAAVVMTTALRAAELGVQPLGRILSYGTVAGPDPSLHHQPAEAIRAAAAKVDVEPGGLDLYEMNEAFASVAIHSAELLGVEKERVNVNGGAVAIGHPIGCTGARITVTLLHELRNRGGGRGAASLCGGGGQGDALILETM; from the coding sequence ATGCAGGACGTAGTGATCGTCGGATACGCACGGACGCCGATCGGCAAGTTCTTGGGAGGGTACGCCTCTCTCACCGCGATGGACCTGGGTGGTCGCGCCATCGCTGGCGCGCTGGACCGGGCCGGCGTCGACCCCGGACAGGTGGATCAGGTCTACATGGGTCACGTGCTGCAGGCTGGTCAGGGACAGATCACGGCGCGCCAGGCAGCCACCATCGGCGGGATCGGCATGGAGGTCCCCGCCGTCACGATCAACAAGGTGTGCCCGTCCGGCATGGCCGCGATCGGCCTGGCCCGGCAGACGCTGCTGCTCGGCGAGGCCGACGTGATCGTGGCCGGCGGCATGGAGTCCATGACGGGCGCCCCCTACGTCCTGCCCGCTGCTCGCCAGGGGGCGCGGATGGGGAACACCACGGCCGTGGACGCCATGATCCACGACGGGCTGTGGTGCGCCTTCGAGAACAGCCACATGGGGGAGGGGTCGGACGCCAAGAACGACGAGTACGGGATCTCGCGGGAAGCGCAGGACGAGTGGGCGGCGATGTCACACGAGCGGGCCGTGGAGGCGTGGAAGGACGGCCGCTTCGACGGCGAGGTGGTGCCGGTCGAGGTCCCGCAGCGCAAGGGCGACCCGGTCCTGGTCGAGCAGGACGAGGGCATGCGGCCGGGAACCACCGCTGAGTCCCTGGCGCGACTGCGCCCTGCCTTCACCAAGGAGGGGACGATCACCGCCGGCAACGCCTCGCAGGTGTCCGACGGCGGCGCGGCGGTGGTCATGACCACCGCGTTGAGGGCCGCCGAGTTGGGCGTGCAGCCGCTCGGCCGGATCCTGTCCTACGGCACGGTAGCCGGCCCCGATCCGTCCCTGCACCACCAGCCGGCCGAGGCCATCCGGGCGGCCGCCGCCAAGGTCGACGTCGAGCCGGGTGGCCTGGACCTGTACGAGATGAACGAGGCGTTCGCGTCGGTCGCCATCCACTCCGCCGAGCTCCTCGGCGTGGAGAAGGAGCGGGTCAACGTCAACGGCGGTGCGGTCGCGATCGGCCACCCGATCGGCTGCACCGGCGCCCGGATCACGGTGACGCTCTTGCACGAGTTGCGCAATCGCGGGGGCGGGCGTGGTGCGGCCTCGCTGTGTGGCGGTGGCGGCCAGGGAGATGCGCTGATCCTGGAGACGATGTAG